The candidate division KSB1 bacterium nucleotide sequence ATTGTTTTAGTCACTTTCAAATGCTTTGCCAAAAGGCATGTGAGAATGTTGGTTTCTTCGTCACTGGTTACACTAATTAAGGCATCCGCATCCATAACGCCCTCTTGAGCCAGTAAATCGAAATCTCGCCCATCTCCCTGGATTACAAGTGTTTTTTTCAATTCTTCAGCCAGGCGATAGGATTTTTCTGGATTCGATTCGATCAACTTAATCTTAAGATCTTTCTCTTGTTCAAGTAAATGGGCTGTTGCCCGACCCACTTTGCCCCCGCCCAGAATAATAATTTGTTCCAATTTTTCATTTGACTTACCCATAAATTCCACAATTTTCGGAATGGCTGTGGTTTCGGCAATGATAAATATTTGATCCCTTGGCATAAATGTGTCAGATCCGGTTGGGATAATCGTACGGTTGTTTCGAACGATGGCGACGACACGAAAAGTATGTTCCCGAAATTCCTGTGTGATAATTTCCATGGTTTTATAAAGTACAGGCGACCCCGGATCCAGGCGAATGCCAATCACTTGAATTCTTTCGTCTGCAAACTGAATGACGTCTGTCGCAGCGCTTCGCTTGATCAGTAAAACAATTTCTTTTGCTGTTTCGAGTTCCGGTTGAATCGCAGTATCTATCCCCCATTCCTTCAGCGTAAACGAATCCGGGTTTTCATAAAAATGAGGGTTACGAATTCGCGCGATTTTTTGTTTAACCCCATATCTTGCTGCAATTTGACATGCTACTATGTTTATTTCATCAAGAGATGTTAATGCAATAAGCATGTCGGCGTCTTTAATTCCAGCTCTCTCAAGTGTATGATAATCTACCCCGTAACCATTTATGACTGTCATATCAAATGATTCTTGCGCATGTTTAACC carries:
- the trkA gene encoding Trk system potassium transporter TrkA, which gives rise to MENDYSITNNFNRTVKCLNIIIVGLGRVGMHLAKILSSDIHNVVAVEINETKVKHAQESFDMTVINGYGVDYHTLERAGIKDADMLIALTSLDEINIVACQIAARYGVKQKIARIRNPHFYENPDSFTLKEWGIDTAIQPELETAKEIVLLIKRSAATDVIQFADERIQVIGIRLDPGSPVLYKTMEIITQEFREHTFRVVAIVRNNRTIIPTGSDTFMPRDQIFIIAETTAIPKIVEFMGKSNEKLEQIIILGGGKVGRATAHLLEQEKDLKIKLIESNPEKSYRLAEELKKTLVIQGDGRDFDLLAQEGVMDADALISVTSDEETNILTCLLAKHLKVTKTISLINRDEYMPIMAPIGINAAVNTNVVTSNTILRLIRRGNLVSLVTIAGVDAEIMEYKVSDNSKLINKSLSQVHLPKNTIVGAITRDSEVLIPVGSTIFQAGDLVVIFTLPQSIHDIEKIFHH